The Daucus carota subsp. sativus chromosome 2, DH1 v3.0, whole genome shotgun sequence genome includes a window with the following:
- the LOC108208154 gene encoding protein TIFY 5A, producing MMRRNCNLELRLVTPSSDDHAVGGENICQHQSMIEEVTNRNPRDTQTLTIFYNGTVSSCDVTEIQARSIISVASEELVRENNEATTPTLSETSSESCRKPQVIYKQNTGLSMKRSLQQFLQKRRTRIQATSPYCTQ from the exons ATGATGAGAAGAAACTGCAACTTGGAACTTCGTCTTGTGACCCCCTCGTCTGATGATCATGCGGTCGGAGGAGAAAATATTTGCCAGCACCAGTCAAT GATCGAAGAGGTGACGAATAGGAATCCACGGGATACTCAGACGCTAACGATATTCTACAACGGTACAGTCAGCTCCTGTGATGTTACTGAGATTCAG GCTAGATCCATCATATCAGTGGCAAGTGAAGAACTGGTGAGAgagaataatgaagcaaccacaCCAACTTTGTCAGAGACATCATCGGAGTCTTGTCGGAAGCCCCAAGTGATTTATAAGCAAAATACAGGTCTTTCCATGAAAAGATCTTTGCAGCAGTTTCTTCAAAAGAGGAGGACTAGGATCCAGGCTACATCACCTTATTGTACTCaatag